ACTTTGTTCTTGACTTTGTTCTTGACTTTGTTCTTGCTTTTTAGTCTCTTCAACCGAATCAGACGAGTCTGTTTCTACATTTTTTTCAGGTTCTTGACTTTGATCTTGCTTTTGAGCCTCATCAGTAGAAGATGACAAGTCTTTTTGAGGTGAAGTTTCACTTTTACTTATAATAATTCCCGTTCCATTTTGTTCCCCGGTAGATGAACTATAAATAAAATATGTACCAGTACCAACAGCCGCAGCTGATCCTGCAAAAATAAGCGGCAATAAAACTGCTTTTTTCATTTTAGATTAAATTTTTGTTAATTAATTTCCTTTTTAGATAATTCAATTAGAGCATCACTAACTTTTTTTAACTCAAGTTCATTTAAAATGTTTAGTAAATCAGGACAAATTTTGATATTTAAATTTTCAAAAATATCAAAATTAAATTTAGCACCATAATTCAATCTAATAAAATCTTTAAAAAACAATATTTTGTCCCTTTTTTCCTCAATTTGTTTTGATAATTTTGTACTTATTTTATCAAGATTTTCCAAAATGTTATCTACATTTTTATATTTTTCAAGTAATTTTATTGCGCCTTTTGCTCCTAGACCATCAATTATCTTAATATTATCAGAACTATCACCCGCTAAAACTTTAAAATCAACAATTTGGTCGGGGTTAATCCCAAAAGTTTGTTGAAAATTTTTCAAATTAATTGCATTAATAGAATTATTTTTAATTTTATTAATAATAGTTGTTTTTTTATCAACTAATTGTAGTAAATCTTGATCTGAACTAAAAATGAAAATTTCTGCTTCAGGATCGGTATTTATGATTATTTTTTGCATAGATGCAATTAAATCATCAGCCTCAAATTCGCTGTCTTGGGATCAAAAAAATCCTGATAAACTAAGGATTTTTTTGATTATATCTATTTGGAGAAATAAAGATTCAGGCGGTTTTTGTCTACCTTTTTTGTAATCAGGATAGCTTTGGTGGCGACTAGTTGTTGAGCCAAAATCGAATGCAAAATAGATATTGCTTGGCTCAACAAGTTTAATTAATTTAAAAACACTATTAAAAAAAATATGAATTGCAAAAGTCATATCACCTTTAGAATTAATTAGCTGATTCCCGTAGTATCCAGCAAAAAATGACTTAAAAGCAAGTCAATTTCCATCAATTAGCAAAATTTTTTTATTCATAATTGTCAACTTTATTCTTCAATTTATTTTTTTATTGAATATTTTCCATCATTTTTTAGAAGTAATTTAAATTTATAGCTTTTTCCTAATTCAAGGGAATAATAATCTGAATTTCTTGAATAGACACCGATTGTCGTTTCTCCATCTGTTAGAGTTAGATAATAAAGTGTATAGCCGTTTTTAACATATTCTTTTACTTTTTTTAACTCAAGATATAATAAATATTCATTATTAGGCCTCAAATCTTTAAGTGGAGTTTGATTTGTAGCAACTGGTGTCTGTTTTTTTTCAATAAAAGACATTCCGAGATATTTTATTTCATTTTTGTAGTTTTCATCTTCATTATAAGGTAGTTTTTCAAGCAAATTTGATTCAGTTTCGCTATTATTTTCAAGTGCTACCAAATTTCCGTCTTTGTCAGTTAAGACTAAAGTAGCATGATTTCAAAGTAAATCTAAATTATGAGCTAAAGTTTCTTGATTTGCAAATTCTTTTAGTGAATTTGCAAAAATTAATTTTTCAATTGCAACTTTTGAAAAATTAATTATTTTCATTCGTCTTATAAAATCAAGGAAAGACTTATATTTTCCATTTTTTTGGCGTTCGTCAATAATTGATTTAATTGCGATTGTTCCAAGACCTTTTATCATTAAAAGTGGGAGGTAAATCGTATTATTTTGTTCAGAATAAGTCGCCTTGTGGGATGAAAAGTTAATATTTGGCTGCAAAATCTGAATTCCAAAATTTTGTGCTTCTTGGGCATATTTTTTAATATTTGCATGAGCCCCATTTTCATTTGAAATAAGCTCGGCAAAAAAATAAAGCGGGAATTTAGCTTTTAAATAAGCCATTTTATAGGCTAAATTTGCATAGGCAACCGCGTGGGCTTTATTAAAACCATAGTCAGCAAATTCAAAAATTTTATCATAAATTTCAGCGACTAATTTAGGATCACGGCCTAATTTAGCCCCTCCTTCAAGGAAGTGTTTCTTAATTTGTTCCAATTTTGATTCATCTTTTTTGGAAATAGCAACGCGAATTATATCTGCCTGAGCCAAATCAAAACCTGCAACAACTTGACAAATTTCCATAATTTGCTCTTGGTAAATAATAACTCCAAAAGTTGACTCAAGAATTTTGTCATATTCAAGGAAAAATCTAGGCCATTTTCCACTTTCTTTGTTTTTTGCATAGGTCGGAATTTGTTTGATTGGACCAGGTCGATAAAGTGAAATTACCGCAACAACATCATTAATTGAATTTACGCCGATTTTTTTAATACTTGTTGTCATTCCGGGCGATTCTAGTTGGAAAATTCCGCTTGTTTTTCCTTCAGATAAAAGCTTATTTGCACTTTTATCATAGATTGGAAGCTCGTTAAATTGCAAATTGTGACCTTTTTTATTAATTTTGGCAAGAATATTTGCCACAATAGTTAAATTTTTTAGACCTAAAAGGTCAATTTTCAAAAGTGAAAAATCTTCAATAAATTCAGCAGAATACTGAATCTGATTAAGATTTTCCTTTGAATAATGAAGCGGAACTAGCTGAGATATTGGTGTTTTTGAAAGTACAATTCCTGCTGCATGAGTTGAGGACTGACGGGGCATTCCTTCCAAAAAGATACTGATTTCATAGATTTTTTTGTAAATTCCGCTGTTGTCTTGACCTTGAAAATTGTCGCCTTTTTGAATTAGTTTGTAAAATTCGGAGTTAGTATTTTGATAAAGTTGAGCCAGTGTCATATTTGCACTAATTAATTTAGCGTTTTTATTAATTTGAGCCTCGGGAATACCAAATCCTTTTGAAATATCGCGAAAAATACTTTTGGCTGCAAGTGTCGAAAAAGTGATAATTGTCGCACAATGTTCTGGACCGTATTTTTGAAAAAGATAATCAATTACCTCATTTCGACGGGTATCTTGAATATCAATATCAATATCGGGCATTGAAATTCGTTTAGGATTCAAAAACCTTTCAAAAATTAGGTTGTATTTTAAAGGATTAACGGCGGTAATATCTAATAAATAAGCAATAAGTGATCCAGAAGCCGAACCTCGACCTGGCCCAATTAGAATATTATTTTCTCTAGCTCATTTAAGTAAATCTCAAATTATCAAAAAATAGTTACTGAATTTAAGTTCAGAAATTATTTTATATTCATACTGCAGTCTTGAGGTTCAGTTGTAATTTTCAAGTTCGGATCTTTTTTTATTTATTCCTTCTATTAAAACATTTTTTAAAATAATATCAGGATCACTTTGGTCACTTTGATCTAAATTTGGCAAATTAATTCCAGATTTAGGAAATTCAATTTTAATATTTTCAACTAGGGCGTTTGTTCTCTTGATAATTTCAGTCTCAATCTCAACTTCTCAGTCATCAAAATCGTACAATTTTTGGCCAGTATCAAAAATTTCGCCTTTGATTTTGTATAGCGCCTCAAGATAAATTTTCTCTGATGCATAAAGCACATTTCGTTCTTGGACATAAATTGCATTGCTAATTTTGGGATTATTTTCGACAATATAGTAGTTTTTTAAATTACTTTGTCCTAAAAGTGTTGATAATTGGACCTTTTTTTGACAGTAAAAACCTTTTTTGGGGTGGTCAATAATAATTATGTCATCTTGATTTTGTAAGTCCCCAAGAAAAATATCCTCATTTTTTGTTTTTTTAGTCGAGATTGTCGACAAAAAAACATAACCTGAATAGTTTTTTGCAAGCAAAATAAAATGAAATTTTTCAATTTCAATTTCAAGGCCAATTACAGGATTAATCCCATTTTCCTTACATAATTTATAAAATTTTGGAACCCCAAACATTGTGTTAAAATCTGTTAGCACCAATGTTTTTAGATTATTTTTGAGCGCAAAATCAATTAGTGAGTCTAATTTGATCGTTGATGATAAAAATGTATATTCGCTTCTTGTGTGTAAATTTATTAGATTCATATTTAAAGTAATTTTATTTTAAATTTAAAAAAATTCATTTATTTTTGATAAAATGTCAAAAAATAAATGAATCTTCTTTGAAAAACTTTTTAAAATAGTTAGTCCTGAGTTTATCAGTTTGAAGACCAAAATTCACTTTTTAGTGAATATAAATACGTAAAAATTCCGGTAAATCTATGTTTTTTGAGACTAAAACTTTAATTTTTATAGTTTTGAAATTAACCTTTTGTAAAAAAAAAAAAAAAATACTTGGTTTAAAAAAATTTTAGGTTATAATAAACTCACGCTAAGAATAAAAGAATAAATTTTTGATATTGAATTAAGGAGGACTTGATTATGTTTTTGGCACAATAAACTCAGATACTGCCATTTTTCCATTATGGCTTTAAATATAATGGAATGCCCTAAATTTAACCGTTTAGAAATCTATAAATTTAGGGCTTTTGGTTATTGTTCTTTCAAAACTTCATATATTTTTTTAGGCTCGCTGCAAATAAAAACGAGTTTTCTATTTGCATTGAGTTTAAATAGTAGTTGTATTTTTTTATGATTTTTGTTATTTTATCCTTGAATTGATTTTTGCCAGTGTTTTAAACTAAAAAAGCAAGTTTAAATATTTTATATTCCCTAAAAATTTTTAAAATAGTTAGTTTTTGTCGTTATTTTCGTCTTCAGATTTAATTCTAGCAAAAATTTTGTCCATTTCATCGACGCGTTTTGCAACAGGATCGAGTTTAAAGTGTAATTCTGGAACTTTAAAGCCTTCAAGTTGATTTCCAAATTTGAGTCTTATAAATTTTTCAGCCTTAATAATTTCGGCTAGAAACTTATCTTCATCATATTCAAACTCTAAATAGACAAAAAGATGAGAATTATCACCTGAAAGACGGACTCAATTTACAGCAATTGGCATTCTTTCAGAAAAATTTGAGTCGATAATTTTTGAAATCAGCTGGTGATAATAAGTTTGCCGTTTTTCATGACTAACAGACATAATTTTCTCCTTTAATTATCAATTTCAACTTCAATAAAAGATTTAAGTTCATCACCTATTTCGATGTCATCAAATTTGTAGATGTGTGTTCCAAATTCATTTCCAATTGTTACCTCTTTTACAGGATTTTTATCACGCTGAAGTGATTCAATTTTTCCTGAGTGAATTAATTTGGAATTTCTTCACAATTCAATTTTGCAATTTTCAACAAATTTTCCACTAACAACGCTACATCCGGCAATTGAACCGACTTTTGAGAATCAAAATTTAGCAATGATTTTAGCAGTTCCAATATGTTGAAGTTCATATTTGATTTCACGCATACTTCGAACTTGTTTTTTAATTTCATCAACTATTTTATAAATAATAGTGTGCTCGCGAATTTCAACTTGTGCTTGTTTAGCTTGTGCTTTTATTGCTGGCGGAACTTGGAGGTTAAAAGTGTAAATAGTTGAATTTGAAGTTTGGGCTAGCAAAATATCGGCTTTGTTAATAATCCCAACTCCAGAGTGCAAAATGTGAATATGAACATGTTTTGAAGCAAGTTGTTCAATTGTTGAGTGCAAAGCCTGGGCAATTCCAGTTACATCGGCTTTGATTATAATATTTAAGGTTTTTTCTTTTGTTTGTTGACTAGTTTGGGCTTTTGTTTTTGAAAGTTTTTCTGATTGTCTTCTTTCTAATGCAAGTTGTTTGGCAAATTTTTCCTCATGAAAGCCAAAAAATTTATCACCAGCTTCAGGAACATAATTTAGACCAGTGACAATAACTGGAGTTCCCGGAGGCGCAAATTTAATTGGCTTGCCGTTTGTATCTTCAAGTGAACGAATTCGACCGTATTGACAACCAGCAACAATGAAATCTCGGACCATTAAAGTTCCATTTTGCACCATTAGTGTTGCAATTGTTCCTTTATTATGGTGAAGTTTTGCTTCAATAACGGTTCCAATTGGGTAGCGATTTTTGTTTGCTTTTAGTTCAAGTATTTCAGCAACTAGTAAAATAGACCGAAAAAGTTCATCAATTCCTTGACCAGTTAGAGCCGAACCGTAGACAAAAATATTGTTTCCTCCTCATTCTT
Above is a window of Mesomycoplasma ovipneumoniae DNA encoding:
- the infB gene encoding translation initiation factor IF-2, which gives rise to MKKPQKRISNVGDIKAQLKNVETKVHNGVFLFSGIMTISELSEKINVSVNEIITYFFKQAKMYNLNHSLSEDEIAEVCLEFGLDFKKEVQIDASNFMEEVSIKDDSDHLSHRPPIITVMGHVDHGKTTLLDFIRKTNVAKNERGGITQHTGAYQVNFEDNIINFIDTPGHEAFTQMRARGAKVTDIIVLVVAADDGVMPQTKEAISHATAANVPIIVFVNKMDKPNKDIDRIKNELSALNIVTEEWGGNNIFVYGSALTGQGIDELFRSILLVAEILELKANKNRYPIGTVIEAKLHHNKGTIATLMVQNGTLMVRDFIVAGCQYGRIRSLEDTNGKPIKFAPPGTPVIVTGLNYVPEAGDKFFGFHEEKFAKQLALERRQSEKLSKTKAQTSQQTKEKTLNIIIKADVTGIAQALHSTIEQLASKHVHIHILHSGVGIINKADILLAQTSNSTIYTFNLQVPPAIKAQAKQAQVEIREHTIIYKIVDEIKKQVRSMREIKYELQHIGTAKIIAKFWFSKVGSIAGCSVVSGKFVENCKIELWRNSKLIHSGKIESLQRDKNPVKEVTIGNEFGTHIYKFDDIEIGDELKSFIEVEIDN
- a CDS encoding 5'-3' exonuclease, translating into MNKKILLIDGNWLAFKSFFAGYYGNQLINSKGDMTFAIHIFFNSVFKLIKLVEPSNIYFAFDFGSTTSRHQSYPDYKKGRQKPPESLFLQIDIIKKILSLSGFFWSQDSEFEADDLIASMQKIIINTDPEAEIFIFSSDQDLLQLVDKKTTIINKIKNNSINAINLKNFQQTFGINPDQIVDFKVLAGDSSDNIKIIDGLGAKGAIKLLEKYKNVDNILENLDKISTKLSKQIEEKRDKILFFKDFIRLNYGAKFNFDIFENLNIKICPDLLNILNELELKKVSDALIELSKKEIN
- a CDS encoding ribosome-binding factor A; translation: MSVSHEKRQTYYHQLISKIIDSNFSERMPIAVNWVRLSGDNSHLFVYLEFEYDEDKFLAEIIKAEKFIRLKFGNQLEGFKVPELHFKLDPVAKRVDEMDKIFARIKSEDENNDKN
- the dnaE gene encoding DNA polymerase III subunit alpha, with protein sequence MNLINLHTRSEYTFLSSTIKLDSLIDFALKNNLKTLVLTDFNTMFGVPKFYKLCKENGINPVIGLEIEIEKFHFILLAKNYSGYVFLSTISTKKTKNEDIFLGDLQNQDDIIIIDHPKKGFYCQKKVQLSTLLGQSNLKNYYIVENNPKISNAIYVQERNVLYASEKIYLEALYKIKGEIFDTGQKLYDFDDWEVEIETEIIKRTNALVENIKIEFPKSGINLPNLDQSDQSDPDIILKNVLIEGINKKRSELENYNWTSRLQYEYKIISELKFSNYFLIIWDLLKWARENNILIGPGRGSASGSLIAYLLDITAVNPLKYNLIFERFLNPKRISMPDIDIDIQDTRRNEVIDYLFQKYGPEHCATIITFSTLAAKSIFRDISKGFGIPEAQINKNAKLISANMTLAQLYQNTNSEFYKLIQKGDNFQGQDNSGIYKKIYEISIFLEGMPRQSSTHAAGIVLSKTPISQLVPLHYSKENLNQIQYSAEFIEDFSLLKIDLLGLKNLTIVANILAKINKKGHNLQFNELPIYDKSANKLLSEGKTSGIFQLESPGMTTSIKKIGVNSINDVVAVISLYRPGPIKQIPTYAKNKESGKWPRFFLEYDKILESTFGVIIYQEQIMEICQVVAGFDLAQADIIRVAISKKDESKLEQIKKHFLEGGAKLGRDPKLVAEIYDKIFEFADYGFNKAHAVAYANLAYKMAYLKAKFPLYFFAELISNENGAHANIKKYAQEAQNFGIQILQPNINFSSHKATYSEQNNTIYLPLLMIKGLGTIAIKSIIDERQKNGKYKSFLDFIRRMKIINFSKVAIEKLIFANSLKEFANQETLAHNLDLLWNHATLVLTDKDGNLVALENNSETESNLLEKLPYNEDENYKNEIKYLGMSFIEKKQTPVATNQTPLKDLRPNNEYLLYLELKKVKEYVKNGYTLYYLTLTDGETTIGVYSRNSDYYSLELGKSYKFKLLLKNDGKYSIKK